A segment of the Georgenia sp. M64 genome:
CGGTGATGAGCAGGCCGACGATCGCCACCCAGGCGGTGGGGCTGCCGAGTGAGCCGAGGGTGACCATCGTCGCCTCGTTCGGCACGACGATCCCGGCGGTGCGCAGCCCGAGGAACGCCAGGAACGTGCCGATGCCGGCGGTGATCGCCAGCTTGAGGCTCATGGGGATCGCCATGACGATCGCCTTCCGGGCCCCGATGACGCTGAGGACGACGAACAGCACGCCCGAGATGAACACCGCGCCGAGCGCCGTCTGCCACGGCACGCCCATCCCCTGCACCACCGTGAAGGAGAAGAACGCGTTGAGCCCCATGCCGGGGGCCTGGGCGAACGGGTAGCGAGCGATGACGCCCATGACGATGGAGCCGAACGCCGCCGCGATGGCCGTGACCATGAGGAGCTGGACGAACGAGTTCGGGACGTCGATCGCCCCGGAGAGGACCTGCGGGTTGACGAAGAGGATGTAGCTCATCGTCAGGAACGTGGTGAAGCCCGCGCGCAGCTCGCGCGGGATCGTCGAGCCCTCGGCGGTGATGCCGAAGTAGCGGTCCACCGGGCCGGGCCCGGTGCGGACGGGACCGGACCTCTTCGTCGCGGTCGTGCTCATGCTGCCTCCAGGGGAAGGGACGGGGGCACGGGCTGGGGCGCGGAGCTGACCGCCCGGCCGGCTACCCAGACGACTGCGACGTCGCCGGGTGTGCCCAGGGTGAAGATCTTGGCAAGGGCGTCGGTCGGGTCCGCCGCGTGGCGGAGCACGACCTCGAGGGTGCTGCCCGGCTGGGGTCGGACCCAGACGGCGTCGAACTGCTTGCCGACCGAGAGGTCGCCGACGTCGTCGCCGAGCCCCAGCGCCAGGGCGCCGGACCTCGTCGCGAGATGGAGGAGCGCGGCGGGGCCGAGGGCCACGCCGCGCGGGCCGAGGAGGCGCTGGACGAAGTACGCCTGCAGGCCCTCCTTGAGCAGGGAGAAACCGGTGCCGGCCCCGACGTCGGAGCCGAGCGCCACCCGCACGCCGGCCGTGAGGTGCTCGGCGAAGGGGAACAGCCCGCTGCCGAGGGCGCAGTTGGAGGTGGGGCAGTGGGCGACGGCGGCGCCCGCGCGGGCGAGCACCTCGAGCTCGTGACCGGTGGGGTGGACGTTGTGGGCCAGGACCGAGCGCGGGGTGACCAGGCCGTGCCGGTCGTAGGAGTCGAGGTAGTGCCCGGCGCCGGGGAAGAGCCGGGCGACCTCCTCGATCTCGGCGGTGTTCTCGTTGAGGTGGGAGGTGAACCAGACGTCGTCGCGGGCGCCGAGGAGCTCGGCGCACGCGTCGAGCATCGGCTCGGAGCTGGAGAGGGAGAACCGCGGCGTGACGGCGTAGCGCAGGCGTCCGCGGCCGTGCCACCTCTCCAGCAGGGCCCGGCCGTGCGCGAGGGCTGCCTCGGGGGTGGTGAGCAGGGGCTCGGGGAGGACCCGGTCGCTGACGACCAGGCCGCTGGTGATCCGCAGCCCGACCCGCTCGGCCTCGCCGAACAGGGCGTCGACGGCCTCCGGGAAGTGCGAGCCGAAGACCAGCGCGGTGGTGGTGCCGGCGCGGACGAGGCCGTCGACGAACTCGCCGGCGACCTCCTCGGCGTAGGCCCGGTCCACCAGGCGCATCTCCTCGGGCAGCGCGCACCGGTCGAGCCAGTCCAGCAGGGGCATGCCCAGGCCGCCGATGGCCCGCACCTGCGGGAAGTGCACGTGGGTGTCGACCATCCCCGGCAGCAGGATCCCGCCCCGCAGGTCGACGACCTCCTCGCCGGGGTGGGCGGCGGCGACGTCCGCGAAGCGGCCGCGGGCGGCGATCACGCCGTCGCGGACGAGGAGCCCGCCGTCGCTCTCGGCGCGCAGGGCCTCGGGGCCGTCCTCGAGCGGGTCGCCGGGGGTGTCGAGGACGGTGGCGCGGTAGAGGGTCATGCGCGGCGGCCCTCGGCCGGCGCGGCGGCCGTCGCACGGTCCGGCCGCGCGAGGCCGTGGGAGGGCCCCGCAGGTCCGGTGGCCTCGATGGTCTGCAGCAGGTCGGCCGCGACGGAGACGGCGATGACGGCCGGGGCCTTGCCCGTGATGGTCGGCAGCCCGATGGGGCAGGTGATGGTGGAGATGACGGCGTCGTCGTGGCCCTCGCCGCGCAGCCGGACCCGGAACCGTGACCACTTCGCGCGGGAGCCGATGAGGCCCACGTCCAGGTCACCGCGGCGCAGGGCCGCGTCGCACAGGAGGAGGTCCTCGGCGTGGTCGTGCGTCATGACGAGCACGTGCGAGCCCGCCGGGAGGGCGCGCAGCACGGTCTCCGGGGCGACGGCGTGGTGGACGGTGACGCTCGCGTGCCCGCCGGTGACCTCGGCCAGGCGCAGCGGGTCGAGCTGCTCGGGCCGGCTGTCGACGAGGTGGAGGTCCAGGCGCAGCCGGGACAGGATGCGGGCGAGCTCGAGGCCGACGTGCCCGACACCGAACACGGCGACGGTCGGGGCCGTGCGCAGCGGCTCGAGGAGGACGCTGACCTCTCCCCCGCAGCACTGACGCCCGTGCCGGTTCTCGGTGTGGTCGTTGAGCGCGAACGTCACGGTCTCGGGCACGGTGACGCCCTCGTCGATCATCGCCCGCGCCCGGTCCACGACCGTGGCCTCGAGGTTGCCCCCGCCGACGCTGTCCCACGTGGCGTCCTTCGCCACGACCATCTTCGCGCCCGCCTCACGCGGGGCGTGGCCGCGGACCGCCGTCACGGTGACGAGGACGCCCGGGCGAGCGTCCGCGCGCAGGCTCTGGACCGCCTCCAGCCAGTCCACGGTCAGCTCCCCCCGGCGCCGGCGCGGGCGACGCCGTGGTCGGCGCCGTCGTGGGCCTCCTCGGTGCCGTGGTCGGACCCGTCGACGTCGCCCGTCGCGGCGGGCTGGGCGGCCCCCGGCGACGGCGCGGCCGCGTCCCCCGTGGGTGCGCCGTCCCCGAGGTCGTCTCCCCCGCCGGCCGGCCGGGCCGCCGCCGTCCCCGCGACGGGCGCACCCGGCACCGCCGACGTCTCCTCGCCGGGCGCGCCACCGGCCGCGCGGGCCGCCTGGACGGCCCAGAAGACCGCCTCGGGGGTGGCCGGGCTCGCCAGGCCCACGGTGACCCCGCCGGGCCCGAACGCGGCGGCGGCCTCACGCAGCGCCTCCCGGACGCTGAAGGCCAGCATGAGCGGCGGTTCCCCCACGGCCTTGGAGCCGTAGACGACGCCGGTCTCGGTGGCCCGCTCGAAGAGGTGGACGTTGAGCTCCTCGGGCATCTCGGAGAAGCTCGGCAGCTTGTAGGTGCTCGCCGACTGGGTGGCCAGACGGCCGCGGGTGTCGCCGTCGGAGAGGTCCCAGCGCAGCTCCTCCAGGGTCAGCCAGCCGGCGCCCTGGACGAACCCGCCCTCGATCTGGCCGAGGTCGATGAGCGGGGAGAGCGTGTCGCCGACGTCGTGGACGATGTCGGTGCGCAGGAACCGGTAGGCACCGGTGAAGCCGTCCACCTCCACCTCGGAGGCGGCGACGCCGTAGGAGAAGTACTTGAACGGCTCGCCCTGCATCCGGCTGGAGTCCCAGTGCAGGCCCTCGGTGCGGTAGTACCCGGCGGCGAACAGAGGGACCCGCTGGAAGTAGGCGGCGCTGACGACGTCGGACCATGCCAGGTCCCGGTCGTGGAACCCGATGCCCGTGACCCGCCCGCCGTCGAAGCGGACGTCGTCGGGGTGGATGTCGAGCGTGCGGGCCGCGACACCCGCGAGCCGCTCGCGGATCTGCTCGCAGGCGTCCTTGACGGCGCCGCCGTTGAGGTCCGCGCCCGAGCTGGCTGCCGTGGCGGAGGTGTTGGGCACCTTGTCGGTCCGGGTGGGCGCGAGGCGGACGTGGTCCAGCGGCACGCCCAGGGCGGTCGCCGCGACCTGGCGCATCTTGGTGTGCAGGCCCTGGCCCATCTCGGTGCCACCGTGGTTGATGAGCACCGACCCGTCCTTGTAGACGTGGACGAGCGCCCCGGCCTGGTTGAACGCGGTGAGGTTGAACGAGATGCCGAACTTCACCGGCGTCACGGCCAGCGCCCGCTTCGTGTACGGGTGTGCGGTGTTGAACGCGGCGATCTGCTCACGGCGCCGGGCGACGTCGGCGCGCTCGTGGACCTCGTCCCAGATCGCGGCGAGCCGCTCGGGGTGCCGCACCGGCTGGCCGTAGGGCGTGGCCTGGCCCGGGGCGTAGAAGTTGCGCCGGCGCAGCTCGGCCGGCTCCACCCCCAGCAGGGGCGCGCACCGCCCGAGGATGTCCTCGATGACGAGCATCCCCTGCGGGCCGCCGAAGCCCCGGAACGCCGTCTGCGAGGTCTTGTTGGTCCGGGCGATCCGGCCGTGGACCTCGACGTCGGGGATGAAGTAGGCGTTGTCGATGTGGCACAGCGCCCGGGCGAGCACGGGCTCGGACAGGTCCAGGCTCCAGCCGCCGTCGGAGGTCAGGGTCGCGCGCAGGGCGAGCAGGCGGCCGTCGTCGTCGAAGCCGACCTCCCACGAGGCGTGGAACGGGTGCCGCTTGCCGGTGATCGTCAGGTCCTGCGTGCGGTTGAGCCGCAGCCGGACGGGCCGGCCGGTCAGGACCGAGCCGAGCGCGGCGATGGCCGCGAGGCCGTGGGGCTGCATCTCCTTGCCGCCGAACCCGCCGCCCATGCGCAGGCACTGCACGGTGACCTCGTGGCTGTGCAGCCCGAGGACGTGGGCCACGATCTCCTGGGTCTCGGAGGGGTGCTGGGTGCTGGACTGGACGAGGACCTGCCCCGCCTCGTCCACGAGGGCGAGCGCGGCGTGGGTCTCGAGGTAGAAGTGCTCCTGGCCGCCGAGCTCGAGCTCGCCGGAGAAGCGGTGTGCTGCCGCCGCCAGCCCGGCGGCGGCGTCGCCGCGGCTCACGGTGGGCTGGTTGCCCTGGAAGCTGCCGGCCTCCATCGCCTCGCCGAGGGTGAGCAGCGACGGGAGGACCTCGTACTCGGCCCGCACCGCCTCGGCGCCGAGCCGGGCCGCCTCGAGGCTCTCGCCCAGGACCCAGGCCACGGGGTGGCCGAAGTACATGACCTCGGTGGGGAAGAGCGGCTCGTCGCCCTTGACGCCGGCGTCGTTGACGCCCGGGACGTCGGCGCCGGTGAGGACGCGGACCACGCCCGGCACCGTCGTCGCCCCGCTGGTGTCCAGCGAGGTGACGCGGGCGTGGGCATGTGGGGCCTGGACGGGCCAGGCGTGCAGGACCCCGGCGGTGCGCACGACGAGGTCGTCGGTGTAGAGCGCGGCGCCGGTGACGTGGAGCTCGGCGCTCTCGTGCGGGACGGAGACCCCGACGACGGGCCGCTCGGGACGCTCGGACAGGGACCTCATCGGGCCACCTCCAGGGCGGTCTGGGCGAAGAATCGCAGGAGGGACTGCTCGAGCATGGCCGAGCGGTACCGCGAGCTGGCGCGGTGGTCGTCCATGGGGGTGCCCTCGCCGGCCATGACCGCAGCGGCCGACCGGGCCGTCTCCTCGGTCCACCGGCGTCCCACGAGGGCGTCCTCGGTCGCCCGTGCGCGGACCGGCGTCGCGGCGACGCCGCCGAGCCCGATCCGGACCGCGCTCACCTCGCCGTCGCCACCGGTGGTCAGGGCGAACGCGACGGCGACCGAGGAGATGTCGTCGAAGCGCCGCTTGGCGATCTTGTAGAACGCGGTGGCGGGCGCGAGCGGGAGCGGGAGACGCACCGCCCGGATGATCTCCCCGGGCCGGCGCACGGTCGTGCGGTACCCGGTGAAGTACTCGGCCAGGGGGACCTCCCGCTCGCCGTCCGCGCCGGTGAGGACGAGGGAGGCGTCCAGGGCGAGGAGCGCGGGCGCGGAGTCGCCGATGGGCGAGCCGGTGCCGAGGTTGCCGCCGAGGGTCGCGGTGTTGCGGATGAGGCGCGAGGCGAACTGCGGGAAGAGCTGGGCCAGCAGCGGGACCCGCCCGTCGAGGGCCCGCTCGACCTCCGACAGGGTCAGGGCCGCGCCGATCTCGATGCGCTCGTCGGTGACCTCGAGGCCGCGCAGCTCGGGGAGACGGTCCACCGCCAGGACGAGCGGGGGCCGGGCGTGACGGATGTTGCGCTCGACGCCGGTGTCCGTGGCGCCGGCGACGACGAGGGCGTCGGGGTCGGCGGCGAGCCGCTCGAGGAGCTCGGCGAGGTCGGCGGGCCGCACGAACCGCCCGGTGGCGTCGGACCGGTCGGTGCTCCGGACCGCGGGCGCGGGGCGTCCCTGGCGCTCGGCGAGGGGGTCACCGGCCTCGGGGCCGTCGAGGGCGAACGCCGCGTCGCGGATGGGCCGGTACCCGGTGCAACGGCACAGGTTCCCGCTCAGGGCGTGCAGGTCGAACCCGTTGGGACCGGTCTCGTCGTCGGCGGCGTGGTCCTCCCCGACGGCGGACGTCCCGGTCGCCCCGGCCGCCACCCCGGCTCGGCGGTCCGGCCGGTAGTACTCCGCGGCCATCGAGCAGACGAACCCCGGCGTGCAGTAGCCGCACTGCGACCCGCCCCGCTCGGCCATCTCGCGCTGGACCGGGTGGAGGTGCTCCGACCGGCAGGCGCCGGGCGCCGTGCCCAGGCCCTCGGCGGTGACGATCTCCTGCCCGTCCAGCGCGGCGGCCGGCGGCAGGCAGGCGTTGATCGCCGTCCAGCGCGTGCGGCCCTCACCGTCGGGGCGGGCGACGAGGACGGCGCACGCACCGCACTCACCCTCCGCGCAGCCCTCCTTGGCGGCGGTCAGGCCCTGCGCGCGCAGCCAGTCCAGCAGCGACGTGTGCGGCCCGGCCGGGACGTCGGCCCTGACCTCGCCGTTGACGGTGACCTCTAGGTCCATGCCTCGTGCTCCTGCTTCGAACTGCCCGTGGGTCCGCCGGTACCGGTGGTCCGCGAGGGGCATGGTTCGGTGCTTGAGCTGCCGGGCCGCAGGTTATCCATGCCGAACAACGGCGCCGGTGTGCGCAGGACGTTAGTCCCTCGCCCGCGGTGCCCACAAGCATTTCGGAAGGCGAGTTCCAGATCGATATCTGGACGGCACCGGGGCGAAACGTGGCGCGGCAGGGACGGAAGGTTGGCGCTGTCGGGGCGGGAGGTGGTGGGGCCCGCCGGAGTCACGCCACCCGTCCGAGGCCGGCGCCCCCGTGATGCGGGACGGCGCCGGGGGTCCCATGCTGGGCGAAAGACGCGGGCGTCAGCGCCTCGTCCCGAGCAGGAGGAGATGTCATGACCACGAAGGTCCACAAGTCGATCATGGTCGACGTCCCGGTCGCCACGGCCTACAACCAGTGGACGCAGTTCGAGGACTTCCCCCACTTCATGGGTGGCGTCACGTCCGTCACCCAGCTCTCCGACGACCGTCTGCAGTGGGTCGCCGAGATCGCGGGGGTCAAGCGCGAGTGGGAGGCCCGGATCCTCGAGCAGGTCCCCGACCGCAAGATCGCCTGGGCGGCCACGGAGGGCGCCACCAACGCCGGCGCGGTGACGTTCGAGGACGTCGGCGGCGGCCAGACCCAGATCCACCTCGAGCTGGAGTACGAGCCCGAGGGTCTGGTCGAGACGGCCGGCGACAAGCTCGGCCTCGTCGAGCGGCAGGCGGTGGCCGACCTCGAGCGCTTCAAGGAGATCATCGAGTCCGAGGGGTACGCGAGCGGCGCCTGGCGCGGCACCGTCAACCCCGGCGCGACGGTCGGCGCCCCCGGTGTCGGCGCAGCAGCGCCCTCCGAGGGCGACTCGGGCAAGGCGGGGGTCTCCGGCAAAGCCGCCGCGGCCGCCGTCGGCGTGGCCGCCGCGGGAGCGGCCGCGGTCGCAGCCGCCAAGGGCGGTGACGACAGCCCCACCCGCACCGCCCCGTCCGCACCGGCGGAGGGCTTCGACCCCGGGGCCCCTCCCGGGACCCCGCCGGCCTACCCGCCCACGGTGGCCGACGACGAGTCGATCCCGCCCGCCGTGCGGGCACAGGCCAACGTCGACCCCGAGACCGGGCTCGCCCCCGGCGAGGCCGACCGGACGGACGTGGACGCGTCGGGCACCGGGCTCACCGAGGGCGAGCCTCGGCACCGTGACGACGACGCCCCGTACCGGGACGACGACGCCCGTCGCCGCGACGACGACCCCCTCCGCTGAGCAGCGGGCACCAGGACACCCCGGTGCGCGCCGAACCCGGCGCAAACCTGAGCTGATCCTCCCGACGGCCCCGGCCCCGCGCCGGGGCCGTCGGGCGTCACGGGGTCAGCGGCCCTGCTCCAGGCGCAGGGCCGCCAGTGCGGCGCGCGCGGCCGCGACGTCGGCGCGAGCGCCCGCGTCGTCGGCGACGGCCACCTCCCGGTCGTCCTCGGCGTCGGCGAGCTCGTCCTCCACACGCTCCAGGGTGACCTCGGCCGCCTCGAGGCGCCGCCGCAGGTCCTCGGTCTCGGCCCGGGCCTGCAGGACGCCCGCCTGCAACGACCGCACGTGCTCCTCGGCCTTGCGCCGCCGCCGGTCGGCGGTCGCGGCCTCCGCCTCGGCGGAGGCGAGGTGCTCCTGCGCCTCGGCGAGCCGACGGGCGGCCGTCTCCCTCGCGCGCGCCCGCTCGGCGTCGCGTGCGGCCCGCTTGCGCGCCAGGGGCGCCACCCCCTCGGGGGCCCGCTCCCCCGCCGCCCCGGGAACGGCCAGCACCCCGTCGAGGTCCACCCCGCCGAGCCCGGAGGACTCCATCGGCGCGACGAGGAGCCCGGTGCGCAGGGCCTCGGCGGCGTCCTTGTCCGTCATGGCCGCGTTGAGGGTCGCCGCGAGCTGCTCCACGACGCCCGGGCCCACCTTGTGCCCGAGCTCGCCCGCGAGGTCCCGGCCACGGCGGGCGAGGGCCGAGACGAGACGACGGCGCTGCGCGGTGAGCTCGCGGAGCTGGGCGGCGTCGAGGTCGGCCTGGGCGCGTCGCAGCTCCTCACCGAGCTCGAGCAGGCCGGTGACCTCCTCGCCGAGGTGGCGCACCATCTGGTTGGCCAGCCACGCGGCGGCCGACGGCCTCGGCATCGCCCGGACGGCGTCCGCGAGCCCCTTCTCACCGGCGGCCCGCAGCTCCTTCGCCCGCGCGTTGCGCGCCGGCGTGAACTCGGCGGGGGTCAGCCCGTAGAGCTCCTGCGCCACGGCGCTGAGGTCGGTCACGGCGCCAGTCAACCCGACGAGGGCCCTCCCGCTCCAACCCGCCCCTCCCGCGCACCTACCACCCCGGTACCGGCCCGCCCCCGGCACCGGCTCGCCCCGGTGTGCTGACCGGCCCCGGCTCACCGCGCGATCCGGCCGCCTCCCCACGCGGACCGGCCCCGTCTCACCGCACCGGCCCCGTCTCACCGCACCGGCCCCGCCTCACCGCACCGGCCCCGCCTCACCGCGCGGACCGGCGCGTCCTGGCAGGGTGAGGCCGTGAACATCCTCCAGCGCCTGCGCGAACGTTTCTGGTTCGTGCCGGCCGTCATGGTCGTTGTGGCGGTCCTGCTCGCCGAGGCCCTCATCGCCGTCGACGAGCTGGCGACCCTGCCCACGCTGCCCGGCTGGCTCGACTCGATCATCTACCGCGTGGGCGAGAGCGGCAGCCGCGACATCCTCGGTGCGATCGCCGGGTCGTCCCTCGCCGTCGCCGGCACGACCTTCTCCATCACGATGGCGGTCCTCGCGCTGACGTCCTCCAGCTACGGCCCGCGCCTGGTACGCAACTTCATGGCCGACCGCGGGAACCAGGCCGTCCTGGGCGTGTTCGTCGCGACCTTCCTCTACAGCCTGCTGGTGCTGCGCTCGATCCGGGCGCTCGGCGACCCCGGCGACCCCGAGGCGGAGGTGTTCATCCCCCACCTGGCGGTCAACGGCGCCGTCGTCCTGGCCGTGCTGAACATCGCCGTGCTCATCTACTTCATCCACCACATCTCCGACTCGATCCAGGTCTCGACCATCGCCCGCCGGGTCCGGCAGGACCTGCACGCGACCGTCGACCGGCTCTACCCCGAGCAGATCGGCCGTGACCTCGACGTCGACGCCCGTCTGCCCGACCGGCTCGAGGAGGAGGCCGCGCCCGTGCGCGGCGGACGGACCGGCTACGTCACCTACGTCGACGAGGCGGCGCTGCTCGACGCCGCCCGCTCGGGAGACGCGCTCCTCGCCCTGCGGGTCATGCCCGGTCGCTACGTCCTGGAGGACACCGTGCTCTGCCTCGTCCACCCGCGGGACCGACGGGACGACGAGCTCGTGAAGAAGGTGCGGGACGCCGTCGTCGTCTCCGACGCCCGCACGCCTTACCAGGACGTCGACTTCGCGGTGCAGCAGCTCACCGAGCTCGCGGTGCGGGCCCTCTCCCCCGGCACGAACGACCCGTACACGGCCGTCAACGCCCTGGACGACCTGTCCTCGGGCCTTGCCCTCCTCGCCGCCCGCGAGCTGCCCTCCCCGTGGCGGGCGGACGACGACGGCGTCCCGCGCGTCCACGCCCCGCGGCCCGACGCCGTCTCCCTCACCTCCGACGTCCTGGACCACGTGCGCTGGTACGCCGGGACCGCGCCGTCGGTCATGCACGCCGGCCTGACCCTGGTGCGGCGGGTCGGCCGGCACGCCCAGGACCAGGCCCTGCGCGCGCGGCTGCTCACCCAGGTCCGGTTGCTCACCGAGGCGTTCGAGGGTGCGGGGCACCAGGAGCACGACGTCGAGGTGTTCCGCGAGCGGGCCGACGAGGTCACCCGGGGACTCGCCCGCACGGGTGCCTGAGAGCCGCCGGGGCCCCTGACACCCGGCACGGTCACACGCGCGCCCGGCGGCCCGCCACGCGCCACCGGCAGGCTGGGGCGCGCAGGCTGGGAGACCCCGCAGTGCGGGTGCCTGCCTGCCGACGCCCGACCCGGAGGCTGCGCCGCGGGTCGACAGACCCGCCCCCGGCGGGGCTAGCGTGGACGCCCGACGCCGACCCGAGGAACCGCCGTGACCCCTGCACCGCACCTGCTCGACCAGCCCCACCACGACGGCTCCGAGGTGTACGTCCCGCCCGGGACGCCGCGCCTGGGTGACGTCGTCCCCGTGCGCCTGCGGGTCCCGGGAGCCCGGCGCGAGGTGTGGGTGCGCACCGTGCGCGACGGCGAGCCGATGATCGCCCCGGCGCGGCCGGACCGGTCGGTCGGCGAGGAGCACTGGTACGTCGCCGAGGTGGACGTGCACAACCCGGTGACGGGCTACCGCTTCCTCGTCGCCGAGCCGGGTGGCTACCGCTGGCTCAACGGGCGCGGCGCCCACGCCCGGGACGTCCCCGACGCCGCCGACTTCCGGCTCAGCGTCCACGAGCCCGCACCGGCGTGGACGGCGTCGTCGGTGGTCTACCAGGTCTTCCCCGACCGCTTCGCCCGCTCCTGCGGCCACGACGGCCCGCCGCCCGGCCCGCTGCCCGAGTGGGCGCTGCCCACGGCGTGGGACGAGGTCCCCGGCGCCCGCGGCCGCGGCGTCGGCAGCCAGCTCTACGGCGGGGACCTGCCCGGGGTCGAGTCCCGCCTGGACCACCTCGAGCGCCTCGGCGTCGACACCCTCTACCTCACCCCGTTCTTCCCCGGCCGGTCCAACCACCGCTACGACGCTCGCACGTTCGACCACGTCGATCCCCTGCTCGGCGGTGACGAGGCGCTCGCCTCGCTGCGCGCCGCGCTGCGCTCGCGCCGCATGCGGCTCGTCGGAGACCTCACGACCAACCACACCGGCGTGGCCCACGAGTGGTTCGACCGGGCGCGCACCGACGTCGGGACCGCCGAGTCGTCCTTCTACCACTGGGACGACGGCGAGCCGGGGTACGTGGGGTGGCTCGGCCACGCCTCGCTGCCCAAGCTCGACCACCGGTCCCCCGAGCTCGCACGGCGCCTGGTCGAGGGGCCGGGGTCCGTCGTCGCCCGCTGGCTCGCCGAGCCCTACGCGCTGGACGGGTGGCGGATCGACGTGGCCAACATGACCGGCCGGTACGGCGCGGTGGACCTCACCCACGCCGTCGCCCGGACCATCAGGGAGACGATGCGCGCGGTGAACCCCGAGGCCGTGCTGGTCTCGGAGCACTTCCACGACGCCGGCGCCGACCTCGTCGCGGGCGGCTGGCACGCGAACATGAACTACTCCGGGTTCACCCGGCCGGTGTGGACCTGGCTCGTCGAGCCGGGCTCCACGCTGCCGTTCCTGGGGATGCCCGTGCCGGTGCCGCGCCGCGGTGCCGGCGCGGCGGTGGCCACGATGCGCGAGTTCGACTCGGCGGTGCCGTGGTCGGTGACGGCACGGCAGTGGAACATGCTCGGCTCGCACGACACCGCACGGATCCGCAGCGTCCTGGGCAGCCGCGAGCGGGCGGAGGTGGCGGCGGCGCTGCTGCTGACCTACCCCGGGACGCCGGTGATCTTCGCCGGCGACGAGGGCGGGATGACCGGCGTCAACGGTGAGCACGCCCGGCGGACCATGCCCTGGGCGCAGGTCGACGCCGGCGGCGGGCCGGACTGGGACGCGGCCACGTTCGAGATCTACCGGTCGCTCCTCGCCGTGCGGCGGTCCTCGCGGGCACTGCGCGAGGGCGGCCTGCGGTGGGCCGTGGTCGACGACGACGCCGTCGCGTACCTGCGCGAGACGAGCGACGAGCGGGTGCTGGTCCTCCTCGCCCGGGCGCCGTGGTCGGGCGCGCGGCTGCCCGCCTCGCTCGCCGCGGACGGCGCCGAGAACCTCTACGGCGGGGCGCCGCTGCTCGTCGGACCGGGCGGGGTCGAGCTGCCGGGCGACGGCCCCGGCGCGCAGGTCTGGCGCCTCGGCTGAGCCACCGCGCCGGCGGCCGCGACGCCGGCCCACTCCGGGCGGCGGCGGTCAGCGGGTCGTGTCGACGACGCAGAACCGGTTGCCCTCGGGGTCGGCGAGGATGACGTAGTCGGCGTCGGCGGGCTGCTTGTCCCAGTGCACGCGGGTCGCGCCGAGCCCCACGAGCCGCTCGACCTCGCCGCGCTGGTCCTCGGTGTACAGGTCCAGGTGGATCCTCGGCGGGACCTGGACCGGCGCGGGGACCCTGTCGAGGGAGATGTGGGGGCCGGACCGGCCGGCGCGCGGGCGCAGCAGGACGAAGTCGTCCTCCTCGCCGCTGCCGTCGCGGGGCATGTAGTCCAGCGCGGCCGACCAGAACGCGACCTGCCGGGGCAGGTCGTCGACCCGGATGACGATCGAACCGACGGTGAGCACGCCGCCCTCCCTACACCGGTAGGTGGGCCCGCAGCGGCATGCGCGGGCCGAAGCGCTGGTGACGGATGCCGCTCAGCTCGACGAGGCGCTGCACCCGGTAGCGGTGGCCGCGGAACGGCTCGAGGAGCTCGGCCATGCCGGCGTCGTCGGTCCGCCGTCCGGTGAGGGCGTAGCCGACGTCCTTGGCCACGTTGTAGTCGCCGAAGCTCACGGCGTCGGGGTCGCCGTGCGCGCGGACGCGGACCTCCGCGCTCGTCCACACCCCGATGCCGGGGATGGAGCGCAGCCCGCGGTCGGCACCGGCGTGGTCGCGCTGGAGGGTCCGCTCGAGCGCGTCCGCCCGCCCGGCCGCGGCCACGATCGTCGAGGACCGGGAGTGGTCGATGCCCAGCCGCAGCCACTCCCACGACGGGATCGCCACCAGGGCCGACGGGGCGGGCTGGACCCGCAGGCCCAGCCCCGCCCCGGGCCCCGGGGCGGGCTCACCGAAGCGGCCCACGAGGCGCCGGTAGCCGGCGAACGCCTCCGACCCGGTGACCTTCTGCTCGATGACGGCCGGCACGAGCGACTCCATGACCAGCCCGGTCCGCGGCACCCGCCAGTGCGGGTGGGCGCGCCGCAGCCGGTCCACGACCGGGTGTCGC
Coding sequences within it:
- the guaD gene encoding guanine deaminase — translated: MTLYRATVLDTPGDPLEDGPEALRAESDGGLLVRDGVIAARGRFADVAAAHPGEEVVDLRGGILLPGMVDTHVHFPQVRAIGGLGMPLLDWLDRCALPEEMRLVDRAYAEEVAGEFVDGLVRAGTTTALVFGSHFPEAVDALFGEAERVGLRITSGLVVSDRVLPEPLLTTPEAALAHGRALLERWHGRGRLRYAVTPRFSLSSSEPMLDACAELLGARDDVWFTSHLNENTAEIEEVARLFPGAGHYLDSYDRHGLVTPRSVLAHNVHPTGHELEVLARAGAAVAHCPTSNCALGSGLFPFAEHLTAGVRVALGSDVGAGTGFSLLKEGLQAYFVQRLLGPRGVALGPAALLHLATRSGALALGLGDDVGDLSVGKQFDAVWVRPQPGSTLEVVLRHAADPTDALAKIFTLGTPGDVAVVWVAGRAVSSAPQPVPPSLPLEAA
- the xdhB gene encoding xanthine dehydrogenase molybdopterin binding subunit; translated protein: MRSLSERPERPVVGVSVPHESAELHVTGAALYTDDLVVRTAGVLHAWPVQAPHAHARVTSLDTSGATTVPGVVRVLTGADVPGVNDAGVKGDEPLFPTEVMYFGHPVAWVLGESLEAARLGAEAVRAEYEVLPSLLTLGEAMEAGSFQGNQPTVSRGDAAAGLAAAAHRFSGELELGGQEHFYLETHAALALVDEAGQVLVQSSTQHPSETQEIVAHVLGLHSHEVTVQCLRMGGGFGGKEMQPHGLAAIAALGSVLTGRPVRLRLNRTQDLTITGKRHPFHASWEVGFDDDGRLLALRATLTSDGGWSLDLSEPVLARALCHIDNAYFIPDVEVHGRIARTNKTSQTAFRGFGGPQGMLVIEDILGRCAPLLGVEPAELRRRNFYAPGQATPYGQPVRHPERLAAIWDEVHERADVARRREQIAAFNTAHPYTKRALAVTPVKFGISFNLTAFNQAGALVHVYKDGSVLINHGGTEMGQGLHTKMRQVAATALGVPLDHVRLAPTRTDKVPNTSATAASSGADLNGGAVKDACEQIRERLAGVAARTLDIHPDDVRFDGGRVTGIGFHDRDLAWSDVVSAAYFQRVPLFAAGYYRTEGLHWDSSRMQGEPFKYFSYGVAASEVEVDGFTGAYRFLRTDIVHDVGDTLSPLIDLGQIEGGFVQGAGWLTLEELRWDLSDGDTRGRLATQSASTYKLPSFSEMPEELNVHLFERATETGVVYGSKAVGEPPLMLAFSVREALREAAAAFGPGGVTVGLASPATPEAVFWAVQAARAAGGAPGEETSAVPGAPVAGTAAARPAGGGDDLGDGAPTGDAAAPSPGAAQPAATGDVDGSDHGTEEAHDGADHGVARAGAGGS
- the xdhC gene encoding xanthine dehydrogenase accessory protein XdhC — its product is MDWLEAVQSLRADARPGVLVTVTAVRGHAPREAGAKMVVAKDATWDSVGGGNLEATVVDRARAMIDEGVTVPETVTFALNDHTENRHGRQCCGGEVSVLLEPLRTAPTVAVFGVGHVGLELARILSRLRLDLHLVDSRPEQLDPLRLAEVTGGHASVTVHHAVAPETVLRALPAGSHVLVMTHDHAEDLLLCDAALRRGDLDVGLIGSRAKWSRFRVRLRGEGHDDAVISTITCPIGLPTITGKAPAVIAVSVAADLLQTIEATGPAGPSHGLARPDRATAAAPAEGRRA